From the Roseibium sp. HPY-6 genome, one window contains:
- a CDS encoding metal-dependent hydrolase, with amino-acid sequence MDSITQFVLGAAVSTACLGSKIGPRKAALMGGLLGTLPDLDVFIPFDDPIDSFVYHRGWSHSIFVHALATPLIGEVLLRLFKGLREHRWLTWGAVFLVLTTHAMIDAMTVYGTRIFWPLYPDPVGVGSVFIIDPIYSVPLLLVVIYALCKKNWTSRLRNWVAGALIFTTGYMGLSVVLQQYVEARAQTLFQSEGEPPQEIYAIAAPFNIMLWKVIGLREDRYENMYYSLLDGEAVPEIYEHPRHPELTACLAETAAFKKLEWFSRGFFRTELVDDRIVVSDLRMGLTPGYAFRFAIGQIEAGSIQPIEPLRETGLSRIDSEDWAWFKERLQGRPSVRKAEMGARDWTVAQASETCSSGRALSG; translated from the coding sequence ATGGATTCAATTACGCAATTTGTTCTGGGCGCAGCCGTTTCGACCGCCTGCCTCGGAAGCAAGATCGGACCGCGTAAAGCAGCGCTGATGGGTGGCTTGCTGGGCACGCTCCCGGATCTTGACGTGTTCATTCCGTTCGACGACCCGATTGACAGTTTCGTCTACCACCGGGGTTGGTCGCATTCGATCTTCGTCCATGCGCTGGCGACGCCGTTGATCGGCGAGGTGCTGTTGCGTCTCTTCAAGGGGCTTCGCGAACATCGCTGGCTGACGTGGGGGGCGGTCTTCCTGGTCTTGACGACACACGCGATGATCGACGCGATGACGGTCTACGGGACCCGTATCTTCTGGCCGCTCTATCCCGACCCGGTGGGGGTCGGGTCTGTGTTCATTATCGATCCGATTTATTCGGTACCGCTTCTGCTCGTGGTGATTTATGCGCTCTGCAAGAAAAACTGGACGTCGAGATTGCGCAACTGGGTCGCCGGTGCGCTTATTTTCACGACCGGCTACATGGGCTTGAGCGTGGTTCTCCAGCAATATGTTGAAGCGCGTGCCCAGACGCTTTTCCAGAGCGAAGGCGAGCCGCCTCAGGAAATCTATGCGATTGCAGCACCATTCAACATCATGCTCTGGAAGGTGATCGGCCTGCGCGAAGACCGCTATGAAAACATGTACTATTCGCTACTGGACGGCGAAGCTGTTCCCGAGATCTATGAACACCCGCGCCATCCCGAACTGACGGCCTGTCTCGCAGAGACGGCAGCCTTCAAGAAACTCGAATGGTTCAGCCGGGGCTTCTTCCGCACAGAACTTGTGGACGACAGGATCGTGGTCTCGGATCTGCGCATGGGGCTGACACCCGGATACGCGTTCCGCTTTGCGATCGGCCAGATTGAAGCCGGTAGCATTCAGCCGATTGAGCCTTTGCGGGAGACCGGCCTCTCACGGATCGACTCCGAAGACTGGGCCTGGTTCAAGGAGCGTCTGCAGGGGCGCCCGAGTGTCCGGAAGGCCGAAATGGGCGCGAGAGACTGGACGGTCGCTCAAGCCTCCGAAACCTGCTCAAGCGGCCGCGCACTCTCAGGCTGA
- a CDS encoding TerB family tellurite resistance protein yields MHILLALLALAAGAAYWLYRARQAADTTRVVLDATHDVKAAARRFGFHTRANQHPSEGVDDPRVTAAALLVLTAETDGGISRAEQTVILEQLQTVFEMSGEAAEDLYLFAKWLANQSTNPDDMIRRLIKRTVHLGGRDTLPDLIQMVTAVGNADTGTLTDDTVHIIEKLKQLSN; encoded by the coding sequence TTGCACATTCTGCTCGCACTTCTTGCGCTCGCCGCTGGCGCTGCTTACTGGCTTTACCGCGCTCGTCAGGCCGCAGATACGACACGCGTGGTGCTCGATGCAACGCACGATGTTAAAGCAGCTGCACGCCGTTTCGGATTTCACACGCGCGCCAACCAGCATCCAAGCGAAGGTGTCGATGACCCCCGTGTTACTGCGGCGGCACTGCTGGTTCTGACTGCGGAAACAGATGGCGGGATTTCGAGAGCCGAACAGACCGTCATTCTCGAACAGCTGCAGACAGTGTTTGAGATGTCGGGTGAAGCTGCTGAAGATTTGTATCTGTTTGCCAAATGGCTCGCCAATCAGAGCACCAACCCGGATGACATGATCAGACGACTGATCAAGCGAACTGTTCACCTTGGCGGGCGAGATACGCTGCCCGACCTCATCCAGATGGTTACGGCCGTGGGGAACGCAGACACAGGCACGCTGACCGACGACACCGTTCACATAATAGAAAAGCTCAAACAATTGAGTAACTGA
- a CDS encoding anthranilate synthase component I, which produces MPPLADQSYETPGGITILRTSRPSDYDTGTSEWIDRLDNELGAVLSSSYEYPGRYTRWDMALVNPPLVLEAADRKVEIRALNERGKVLVPAVADALKPLDVIDTFSASDDTIVLTVKKPDRLFNEEERSRQPSTFSIVRALKDLFSCDDDQLGLYGTFGYDVAFQFEPIDLKLERPDDQRDVILFFPDEILIVDHHGKRAYVLEYDFSVNGRTTKGLERTGQSRPYTPANRDPGRGDHEPGEYAKLVEKAKDYFRRGDLFETVPGQTFYEPCANPPSAVSRRLAQINPSPYSFFFNLGNAEYLVGASPEMYVRVTGGRRVETCPISGTIRRGKNAIEDEAQIRKLLNSAKDEAELTMCSDVDRNDKSRVCVPGSVKVIGRRQIEMYSRLIHTVDHIEGILRPDMDALDAFLSHTWAVTVTGAPKRWAMQFIEDHEKSPRAWYGGAIGAVLFNGDMNTGLTLRTVRIKDGTAQIRAGATLLYDSVPEDEEAETELKAEAMRAAVREAGLATKSYEKQESSKPGAGLKILLIDHEDSFVHTLANYFRQTGADVVTYRTPVADHVFHDVSPDLVVLSPGPGNPKDFDCAATIGRARARELPIFGVCLGLQALSEYFGATLGQLEVPMHGKPSPISLSGNSLLFDGLNAPVIVGRYHSLFAKRSTLPSDIRVTAETEDGVVMAIEHENEAIAAVQFHPESIMSLDQDAGHKIIENVVSRLVHQRARQAEAVL; this is translated from the coding sequence ATGCCGCCGCTGGCAGATCAGAGTTACGAAACACCGGGCGGGATCACGATCCTGCGGACGTCGCGCCCCTCCGACTACGATACGGGTACTTCCGAGTGGATCGACCGATTGGACAACGAGCTTGGCGCCGTTCTGTCTTCGTCTTACGAATATCCGGGGCGCTATACCCGCTGGGACATGGCATTGGTCAATCCGCCGCTCGTCCTTGAAGCTGCGGATCGCAAGGTTGAAATCCGGGCGCTTAACGAGCGCGGCAAAGTGCTGGTTCCGGCCGTCGCGGATGCCTTGAAGCCGCTTGATGTCATCGACACCTTCAGTGCAAGCGACGACACGATCGTACTGACCGTCAAGAAACCCGACCGTCTCTTCAACGAAGAAGAACGTTCCCGTCAACCATCCACGTTCTCCATCGTACGCGCGCTCAAGGATCTGTTTTCCTGCGATGATGACCAGCTCGGTCTCTATGGCACCTTCGGATATGACGTGGCGTTTCAATTCGAGCCGATCGACCTGAAGCTGGAACGGCCGGACGATCAACGAGACGTAATCCTGTTCTTCCCGGACGAGATCCTGATCGTCGACCACCACGGCAAGCGTGCCTATGTGCTGGAATACGACTTTTCAGTGAATGGGCGCACCACCAAGGGACTGGAGCGGACCGGACAATCCAGGCCCTATACGCCAGCAAACAGGGACCCTGGCCGCGGCGACCATGAACCGGGCGAATACGCCAAGCTGGTTGAAAAGGCGAAAGACTACTTCCGGCGCGGCGATCTTTTCGAGACTGTTCCGGGGCAGACCTTTTACGAGCCTTGCGCCAATCCTCCCTCCGCCGTTTCCAGGCGACTTGCTCAGATAAACCCCTCTCCTTATTCCTTCTTCTTCAATCTGGGCAATGCCGAGTATCTCGTCGGTGCGTCACCGGAAATGTATGTCCGCGTCACCGGTGGCCGGCGTGTGGAAACGTGTCCGATTTCGGGAACAATCCGGCGCGGTAAAAACGCCATTGAAGACGAGGCCCAGATCCGCAAGCTCCTAAACTCCGCCAAGGATGAAGCAGAGTTGACGATGTGTTCCGATGTCGATCGGAACGACAAGAGCCGGGTCTGCGTTCCGGGCTCGGTCAAGGTTATCGGACGTCGCCAGATCGAAATGTATTCCCGCCTGATCCACACGGTGGACCATATAGAAGGTATCCTGCGGCCGGATATGGACGCGCTCGATGCTTTCCTCTCCCATACCTGGGCAGTCACCGTGACCGGCGCGCCGAAACGGTGGGCGATGCAGTTCATCGAAGACCACGAGAAGTCGCCACGCGCCTGGTATGGCGGCGCAATCGGCGCTGTCCTGTTCAACGGTGACATGAACACCGGCCTGACATTGCGGACGGTTCGGATCAAGGATGGCACGGCGCAGATCCGTGCCGGCGCAACACTGCTTTACGATAGCGTTCCGGAAGATGAGGAAGCGGAAACGGAGCTGAAGGCCGAAGCCATGCGCGCTGCCGTGCGCGAGGCTGGCCTTGCGACAAAATCCTATGAAAAGCAGGAAAGCAGCAAGCCTGGAGCCGGACTAAAGATCCTGCTGATCGATCACGAAGACAGTTTCGTCCACACACTTGCCAACTATTTCCGGCAGACCGGCGCTGACGTCGTGACCTATCGGACGCCCGTCGCTGATCACGTATTTCACGATGTCAGTCCGGATCTGGTTGTGCTTTCTCCCGGTCCGGGAAACCCGAAGGACTTCGACTGTGCCGCAACGATCGGCCGGGCCCGTGCGCGTGAATTGCCGATCTTCGGCGTCTGCCTCGGCCTCCAGGCCCTTTCGGAATACTTCGGGGCAACACTCGGCCAGCTTGAAGTTCCGATGCACGGCAAACCTTCGCCGATCAGTTTGTCCGGAAATTCGCTTCTGTTTGACGGTTTGAACGCGCCGGTGATCGTCGGGCGCTATCATTCGCTGTTTGCAAAACGGTCGACCCTGCCGAGCGATATCCGGGTGACAGCCGAAACGGAAGACGGCGTTGTGATGGCGATCGAACACGAAAACGAGGCCATCGCCGCCGTGCAGTTCCACCCTGAATCGATCATGTCCCTTGACCAGGATGCCGGGCACAAGATCATCGAAAACGTCGTTAGCCGGCTTGTGCACCAGAGAGCCCGTCAAGCTGAAGCGGTTTTGTAG